From Quercus lobata isolate SW786 chromosome 1, ValleyOak3.0 Primary Assembly, whole genome shotgun sequence, one genomic window encodes:
- the LOC115986237 gene encoding LOW QUALITY PROTEIN: uncharacterized protein LOC115986237 (The sequence of the model RefSeq protein was modified relative to this genomic sequence to represent the inferred CDS: deleted 1 base in 1 codon): MERKIPLLRLFVGPPARTQWSGWLVVSGSRRNASFMPRVLATARIHSVILPLLHSWTSFLNIVTLLCCVSGTFSIRSGLLAPVHSFATDDTRGIFLWRFFLLMTGISMILFSQMKQQASVRRTYKKEMVVARSTLVHLRHSARAQPRPVMLWKNFTYCWAGYSEPAIGCRISPRN; the protein is encoded by the exons ATGGAAAGAAAGATACCACTACTTCGCCTCTTTGTTGGACCGCCGGCGCGAACACAGTG GTCGGGGTGGCTGGTGGTTTCGGGATCCCGTAGA AATGCTTCTTTTATGCCTCGGGTATTAGCCACAGCTCGTATTCATTCAGTAATTCTACCCCTTCTTCATTCTTGGACCTcgtttttaaatattgtgactCTTCTATGCTGTGTCTCAGGAACCTTTTCAATACGGTCCGGATTGCTAGCTCCCGTTCATAGTTTTGCTACAGATGATACACGAGGAATCTTTTTATGGCGGTTCTTCCTTCTAATGACCGGCATATCTATGATTCTTTTCTCCCAGATGAAGCAGCAGGCATCGGTCCGTAGAACCTATAAAAAAGAGATGGTTGTGGCGCGAAGTACTCTTGTGCACCTACGTCACTCGGCTCGCGCGCAACCCCGCCCCGTTATGTTATGGAAGAATTTCACTTATTGCTGGGCTGGTTATTCAGAGCCAGCAATTGGCTGCCGGATTTCGCCCCGCAACTAG
- the LOC115952273 gene encoding uncharacterized protein LOC115952273 — protein sequence MTPANMMVASGASGASSSGVNQAPLPPVPQPQPPAAELDGGGAANKNVENQRGWVKERFGTKPEWICGKAEAPEITRILNQLVDHQHRGPIHSPDELGAGAARARPIPILHSFLLLFLCHFLEITKRIPGLGLSGRGAAVGIGNVFSSLIHSVARNPSLAKQLFGYAILGFALTEAIASFASMMAFLISFVF from the exons ATGACTCCGGCTAACATGATGGTGGCGTCAGGAGCTTCCGGTGCATCAAGCTCGGGAGTAAACCAAGCGCCACTACCACCTGTTCCGCAGCCCCAACCTCCTGCGGCTGAACTCGATGGTGGTGGTGCCGCTAATAAGAACGTGGAG AATCAAAGAGGATGGGTCAAGGAGAGGTTCGGGACGAAACCAGAGTGGATCTGCGGCAAAGCGGAGGCTCCGGAG ATCACCCGGATCTTGAATCAACTAGTAGATCATCAACACAGGGGCCCCATTCATTCTCCAGATGAGTTGGGAGCTGGGGCAGCCCGCGCGCGACCCATACCAATCCTACACTCCTTTCTCCTATTGTTTCTTTGTCACTTCTTGGAAATCACGAAGAGGATTCCCGGACTTGGACTGAGCGGGAGGGGAGCTGCTGTCGGTATTGGAAACGTGTTCAGTTCTTTGATCCATTCCGTGGCGCGAAATCCATCATTGGCTAAACAATTATTTGGTTATGCCATTTTGGGCTTTGCTCTAACCGAAGCTATTGCATCGTTTGCCTCAATGATGGCCTTTTTGATTTCATTCGTATTCTGA
- the LOC115986220 gene encoding uncharacterized protein LOC115986220, which translates to MFPLYFHYEDVSRQDPLLKPNHANVMEVPGSCEIRVVPKAPYDFIIINGKLAMEIPCGQKFIQTQRGSTGKSFRSNPFLGSNKDKGYVSDLARQSTLRGHGMYNLSVRISTVMSLLDSPVEIRENSIPFSMETEFCEFSPELEDHFEIFEHIRGFNVTIVTSANTQDETLPPWSGFLQKDEGETQ; encoded by the coding sequence ATGTTTCCACTCTATTTTCATTACGAAGATGTATCACGTCAGGATCCGTTGCTCAAACCGAATCACGCCAACGTTATGGAAGTTCCTGGATCGTGTGAAATAAGAGTAGTACCAAAGGCACCCTATGatttcataataataaatggaaaattggCTATGGAGATTCCGTGCGGTCAGAAATTCATACAGACACAAAGGGGTTCGACAGGAAAGTCGTTTCGATCCAATCCATTCTTGGGGTCAAATAAAGACAAAGGATATGTCAGTGACCTAGCACGACAAAGCACTCTCCGAGGGCATGGAATGTATAATTTATCGGTCAGAATCTCGACAGTAATGTCTCTGTTAGATTCTCCGGTCGAAATACGGGAAAACTCCATTCCATTCTCGATGGAAACAGAGTTTTGCGAATTCTCCCCGGAACTGGAAGATCATTTCGAGATCTTCGAACATATTCGAGGGTTCAACGTGACTATTGTCACTTCGGCCAACACACAAGATGAGACTTTACCACCGTGGAGCGGCTTTTTGCAAAAAGATGAGGGGGAAACTCAGTAA
- the LOC115986229 gene encoding uncharacterized protein LOC115986229, translating into MQGGCIADIGSCGTGFDSASGSVRTKKFRTKGSELADRKGEKNKAMPRAPSIRCSSIDEALSLSSRARCKG; encoded by the coding sequence ATGCAAGGAGGATGTATAGCTGATATAGGATCTTGTGGAACAGGATTTGATTCTGCAAGCGGTTCGGTACGAACGAAGAAATTTCGAACAAAAGGATCGGAACTCGCTGATAGGaaaggagagaaaaacaaagcaatgccAAGAGCTCCGTCAATCCGCTGTTCATCGATAGACGAAGCTCTCTCTTTATCATCTCGTGCCAGATGCAAAGGATGA